The following is a genomic window from Ethanoligenens harbinense YUAN-3.
ATGTGGGCACGGTACGCGCCAACCCGGATCGTATGATGCAACTGGCCCTTAATCTGATCGACAACGCCGTCAAATACAACAAACCGGACGGAAACGTGCGGGTCACCATCATATCCAAAGACGGAAATGTCCATTTCTGCGTCAACGATACCGGCGTGGGCATCCCTCCGGAAGCCAGACAGCGTGTTTTTGAGCGGTTCTACCGTGTGGACAAAGGGCGCAGCCGCCGACAGGGCGGCACCGGTTTGGGACTGTCCATCGTCAAGCACATTGTAGGACTTTACAAAGGGCGTATTGAGATCGAAAGCATCGTTGGGGAGGGCACGTCCATCACCGTGATCCTGCCTGCCAACCTGTAAGAAACCGCCCAAGCAAACAGTCCCCGAACCGGTCTAAACGCCGGGCCGGGGTCTGTTTGCCCTATGCGCGGGCGGAATATTTTGCTATAATAGCAGAAAAGGAGCGGCCCCCAGTCCTACCGGCGAGGGCTGTAGAGTTGCAGGAAAAGGAAGGGACGTTGCATGGTGTTACGGTATCATATGCTGGTGTCCGGTTTGGTGCAGGGGGTCGGTTTCCGGTATTTCGTCTGGCAGAATGCCCTTCGCCTGCACCTGACCGGCTGGGTTAAAAATCTGGACAGCGGGGATGTGGAGCTGGAAGCGGAAGGGCCTGCCGACCAACTGGATACTTTCATCAAGCAGGTGGAAAAGGGTTCGCGCTTCTCCCGTGTGGAATTCGTGAAGGTTGATGCGATCGAACCTACCCATTCACACTCCTTTGAGATCCTCAACTAAATATAAAAGCCGACAGACGGACAAAAAGCGGTTCCGTGCAGGATATCCTGCACGGAACCGCTTTTATGCAGACAAAGGGGGTTGTTGGCAGTCAGGCAAAAATCAAACCGTCTTGTTGAGCGCCTGGTCGAGATCGGCGATCAGGTCGTCCGGATCTTCGATGCCGATGGACAAGCGGACTGTTTCCGGTCCAAAGCCCGCGGCTTTCTGCTCTTCCGGCGTGAGCTGCTGGTGTGTGGTGGAAGACGGGTGGATGACCAGCGATTTGGCGTCGGCCACGTTGGCGAGCTGGGAGAAAATCTCCAGGCTGTCAATGAACTTCCGGGCGATGCGTTCATCGCCCTTTACATCAAAGGAGAAGATGGAGCCGGCGCCCTTCGGCAGATATTTCTGCGCCAGCGCGTAATATTTATTCGAAGGCAGGCCCGGATAATTCACAGATGCGACCTTCGGATGTTCTTCCAGGAACTTCACGATCTTCTCGGTATTCGACACATGACGGGCAACGCGCAGAGAAAGAGTCTCCAGGCTCTGGATGAACAGCCAGGAGTGCCACGGGGCCAGCGATGCACCAAGATCGCGGAGCAGCTGTGCGCGCACTTTCATCACGAACGCAACGCCGCCAAGATCCACATACCGGATGCCGTGGTAGGATGCATCCGGCTCGGTGAAACCGGGGAATTTGCCGTTGGCCGCCCAGTCAAAACTGCCGCCGTCTACAATCACGCCGCCGATGGCCGAGCCGTGGCCGCCGATGAATTTGGTTGCGCTGTGCACCACCACGTCCGCGCCATGTTCAAGCGGGCGGAACAGGTACGGCGTAGCGAACGTATTATCCACGATAAGCGGGACGCCTGCCTCATGTGCAATCGCCGCTACGGCGTCAAAATCAATAACATTGATGCCCGGATTGCCCAGTGTCTCGATGTAGACCGCTTTGGTTTTATCGTTGATCGCTTTGCGGAAGTTTTCGGGTTCGTCCGGGTCTACAAATGTGGTGGTGATGCCATAACGCGGCAGGGTGGTGGCAAACAGATTGTAGGTGCCGCCATAGAGCGTGCTGGCAGAAACGATATGGTCGCCCGTGCCCGCCACGTTGAGGATGGCATAGGTGATGGCCGCCGCGCCGGATGCCGTGGCCAGAGCGCCCGTGCCGCCTTCGAGGGCGGCGATGCGCTGCTCAAACACGTCGGTGGTCGGGTTTGTCAGGCGGGAGTAGATGTTGCCCGGCAGTTTCAGTGCAAAACGGCCTTCGGCCTCGTCGGTATCCTTAAAAACATAAGACGTGGTCTGGTATACCGGGACAGCACGGGCGCCGGTCGCCGAATCAGGGCTCTCCTGGCCGGCATGAACCTGCAATGTGTCAAATTTGAATTTCCGTTCGCTCATGAAAACGCAACCTTTCTTTCTATGCCGTTTATGTATGCTTGATGGAGGTTCCAAACGATGGGAGGATTCTTGGGGAATGCTGCAAAATGACTCCGCGCACAGGCTGTTCAGCCGGCGGGACAGGCTGAACAGCCTTGCCCACAGCACATTCGCCGAACTGGAAGCGCCGCAACGGTCCGTTCAATCATCATAGCTATCCACCCCATTATTATTTACTAAATATATTGGCTTTGTATGTATTACTATAGCTGAATTCTGTGCACCTGTCAA
Proteins encoded in this region:
- a CDS encoding O-acetylhomoserine aminocarboxypropyltransferase/cysteine synthase family protein, whose protein sequence is MSERKFKFDTLQVHAGQESPDSATGARAVPVYQTTSYVFKDTDEAEGRFALKLPGNIYSRLTNPTTDVFEQRIAALEGGTGALATASGAAAITYAILNVAGTGDHIVSASTLYGGTYNLFATTLPRYGITTTFVDPDEPENFRKAINDKTKAVYIETLGNPGINVIDFDAVAAIAHEAGVPLIVDNTFATPYLFRPLEHGADVVVHSATKFIGGHGSAIGGVIVDGGSFDWAANGKFPGFTEPDASYHGIRYVDLGGVAFVMKVRAQLLRDLGASLAPWHSWLFIQSLETLSLRVARHVSNTEKIVKFLEEHPKVASVNYPGLPSNKYYALAQKYLPKGAGSIFSFDVKGDERIARKFIDSLEIFSQLANVADAKSLVIHPSSTTHQQLTPEEQKAAGFGPETVRLSIGIEDPDDLIADLDQALNKTV
- a CDS encoding acylphosphatase gives rise to the protein MVLRYHMLVSGLVQGVGFRYFVWQNALRLHLTGWVKNLDSGDVELEAEGPADQLDTFIKQVEKGSRFSRVEFVKVDAIEPTHSHSFEILN